In Gemmatimonadaceae bacterium, the following proteins share a genomic window:
- a CDS encoding TonB-dependent receptor, with amino-acid sequence MSLVRQWRGWLCALALAAALPGALHAQGTTGTVRGRVTDAASGRGVGDVQLLVADTRIGAMTDAEGNYTLVNVPVGTRSVTARRLGFQPATKAVTITAGATATADFALQVSAVNLSEVVVTGSAAPTEKRKVGTSVASVDSALISRAVAVTVDQALQGKIAGAQISQNSGGPGGGGVSVRLRGTNSFISGSDPLYIVDGVIIDNGSAQLADLGTRANPQNRLADLNPADIERVEIIRGAAAAALYGSRANNGVVQIFTRRGTIGKPKFGLTTRYATNELRAQQPFNFYPYNEAGLPVQRFNYQDDIFQRAPAMEGNLTVEGGNDQTRYFISGNLSDEDGIMRSTSSRRTGGRVNLQQQLSSRLIANVTANYVSTQNQFQAFGEQNDYGIMGSLFFAPTNVDFRPVNGIYPLPPALGTNPLLAIDRMRNPQTVDRFIGSTKLTWTPLPSLLLDYTLGVDNTGFEQRQFIPRNAVLGTSPLATGRSQSVWQGNRVINQDGIATYTWPTLANLELRTTGGFNFTSQLVRTTSAVANGLAPVGDLVSAGSVFSAAQTEVELRTLGFYAQQEVSIADRLFLTAAARYDASSTFAPSERWQLFPKFSASYVLVDNRSGMFNNLRLRGALGWAGSQPGIVNAYSQFVTFAQSPFAGRPGFVNDVTYGNPTLRNERAREWELGAEVGFLNARVGGELTYYDRLVSDLLFFRPLPTSTGFSRQFYPIGSMSNKGFEVMVRTTNVDQPDFQWSSTATYTRNKNNVESLSIQDFQSAGGYPNRIRTGYPAGSFYGSYAARNCLTGALLLDSLGRYRRSNQTVDMGATLARRQAISGGTCNDSLNAIIGDPNPDFLASLLNEFTVFRKLRFRVLLDGVFGNDIMNLSTRAQNAGVASNSKEMERELLPYGDPRKLPPGFNARTQGIFEYWIEDGTFVKLRELSASYTLDQPFVKRVFRDGVALTLSGRNLWVWTDYRGYDPEINLFGTNAGGLGSVQTTAADRGFDFGGYPIPRVWSISARFTY; translated from the coding sequence ATGTCTCTCGTTCGTCAGTGGCGCGGCTGGTTGTGCGCGCTTGCCCTCGCCGCCGCGCTTCCCGGCGCCCTGCACGCGCAGGGTACCACGGGAACGGTGCGTGGCCGAGTCACCGATGCCGCCTCGGGGCGAGGCGTCGGTGATGTCCAGCTCCTCGTCGCCGACACGCGCATTGGCGCGATGACCGACGCCGAGGGGAACTACACCCTCGTCAACGTCCCAGTGGGGACGCGCTCGGTCACCGCGCGGCGCCTCGGCTTCCAGCCGGCGACCAAGGCGGTCACCATCACCGCCGGCGCCACGGCCACCGCCGACTTCGCGTTGCAGGTGAGCGCGGTCAACCTGTCGGAGGTCGTCGTCACCGGTTCTGCCGCCCCAACCGAGAAGCGGAAGGTCGGGACGAGCGTGGCCTCGGTCGACTCGGCGCTCATCTCGCGCGCCGTGGCGGTCACCGTCGACCAGGCGTTGCAGGGGAAGATTGCCGGCGCCCAGATCTCGCAGAACTCCGGCGGTCCCGGCGGCGGCGGCGTCTCCGTGCGCCTGCGCGGGACCAACTCGTTCATCTCCGGCTCCGACCCGCTGTACATCGTCGATGGCGTCATCATCGACAACGGCTCGGCGCAGCTGGCGGACCTGGGGACGCGCGCCAACCCGCAGAACCGCCTGGCCGACCTCAACCCGGCCGACATCGAGCGCGTGGAGATCATCCGCGGCGCGGCGGCGGCGGCGCTGTACGGGTCGCGCGCCAACAACGGCGTCGTGCAGATCTTCACGCGCCGCGGCACCATCGGCAAGCCGAAGTTTGGGCTCACCACGCGCTACGCCACCAACGAGCTGCGCGCCCAGCAGCCCTTCAACTTCTATCCGTACAACGAGGCCGGGCTCCCGGTCCAGCGCTTCAACTACCAGGACGACATCTTCCAGCGCGCCCCGGCCATGGAGGGAAACCTCACGGTGGAAGGGGGGAACGACCAGACGCGCTACTTCATCAGCGGGAACCTGAGCGATGAAGACGGGATCATGCGCTCCACGTCGTCCAGGCGAACTGGCGGTCGCGTGAACCTGCAGCAGCAACTGTCGTCGCGCCTCATTGCCAACGTCACGGCCAACTACGTCAGCACGCAGAACCAGTTCCAGGCGTTCGGCGAGCAGAACGACTATGGGATCATGGGGTCGCTCTTCTTCGCCCCCACCAACGTCGACTTCCGCCCGGTGAACGGGATCTATCCGCTCCCGCCGGCGCTGGGAACCAACCCGCTCCTCGCCATCGACCGCATGCGCAACCCGCAGACCGTCGATCGCTTCATTGGCTCCACGAAGCTCACGTGGACGCCGCTCCCGTCGCTCCTCCTCGACTACACGTTGGGAGTGGACAACACCGGCTTCGAGCAGCGGCAGTTCATCCCGCGTAACGCGGTGCTTGGCACCTCGCCGCTGGCCACCGGGCGCTCGCAGTCGGTGTGGCAGGGGAACCGCGTCATCAACCAGGACGGGATCGCCACGTACACGTGGCCCACGCTGGCCAACCTCGAGCTGCGCACCACCGGCGGCTTCAACTTCACGTCGCAGCTGGTGCGCACCACGAGTGCGGTGGCCAACGGCCTGGCGCCGGTGGGTGATCTCGTGAGTGCGGGCTCCGTCTTTTCAGCCGCGCAGACCGAGGTCGAGTTGCGCACGCTGGGCTTCTATGCACAGCAGGAAGTCTCCATCGCCGACCGGCTCTTCCTCACCGCCGCGGCGCGGTACGACGCCTCGTCGACCTTTGCCCCGTCGGAGCGGTGGCAGCTCTTCCCCAAGTTCTCGGCGTCGTACGTCCTCGTCGACAACCGCTCGGGGATGTTCAACAACCTGCGCCTGCGCGGCGCGCTGGGCTGGGCCGGTTCGCAGCCGGGGATCGTCAACGCCTATTCGCAGTTTGTCACCTTTGCGCAGAGCCCGTTTGCCGGGCGCCCGGGCTTCGTGAACGACGTCACCTACGGCAACCCCACGCTGCGCAACGAGCGTGCGCGCGAGTGGGAACTCGGCGCCGAGGTCGGCTTCCTCAACGCTCGCGTGGGGGGTGAGCTGACCTACTACGACCGCCTGGTGAGCGACCTCCTGTTCTTCCGCCCGCTCCCCACGAGCACCGGCTTCTCGCGCCAGTTCTATCCCATCGGGAGCATGTCGAACAAGGGCTTCGAGGTCATGGTGCGCACCACCAACGTCGACCAGCCCGACTTCCAGTGGTCGTCGACGGCGACCTACACCCGCAACAAGAACAACGTGGAGTCGCTGTCGATCCAGGACTTCCAGTCGGCGGGTGGCTACCCCAACCGCATTCGCACCGGGTATCCGGCCGGCTCGTTCTACGGCTCGTACGCGGCGCGCAACTGCCTCACCGGCGCGCTGCTGCTCGACTCGTTAGGACGCTACCGCCGCAGCAACCAGACGGTGGACATGGGGGCGACGCTGGCCAGGCGGCAGGCGATTTCCGGCGGGACGTGCAACGACTCGCTCAACGCCATCATCGGCGATCCCAACCCCGACTTTCTCGCCTCGCTCCTCAACGAGTTCACCGTCTTCCGGAAGCTCCGCTTCCGCGTCCTGCTCGACGGGGTTTTCGGGAACGACATCATGAACCTGTCGACGCGCGCCCAGAACGCCGGCGTCGCCAGCAACTCGAAGGAGATGGAGCGCGAACTCCTCCCGTACGGCGACCCGCGCAAGCTCCCGCCGGGATTCAACGCCCGCACACAGGGAATCTTCGAGTACTGGATCGAGGACGGCACCTTCGTGAAGCTGCGCGAGCTGTCCGCCAGCTACACGCTGGACCAACCCTTCGTGAAGCGCGTCTTCCGCGACGGCGTCGCGCTCACGCTCTCCGGGCGCAACCTCTGGGTCTGGACCGACTACCGCGGCTACGATCCGGAGATCAACCTCTTCGGCACCAACGCCGGCGGCCTGGGCTCGGTGCAGACGACCGCCGCCGACCGCGGCTTCGATTTCGGTGGCTACCCCATTCCGCGCGTGTGGTCGATCAGTGCGCGATTCACGTACTGA
- a CDS encoding methyltransferase domain-containing protein, which yields MPDAGPLPLSDAQVLAAWHTNADPWSVAVRGGLIESRRLVTDRAVLAEVERWSPRTALDIGCGEGWLSRAMAQRGIRVTGVDAVPALVEAARHADAAGDYRVMTYEALAGGAMDGPPGVAFDLAVANFSLIGGDAVEALIRHIPALLVPHGALIVQTLHPATARGEHPYMDAWREGSWAGFSADFRDPPPWYYRTMGSWIRLLVHSGFQVQDVIEPLHPATGSPASVLFVVARA from the coding sequence ATGCCCGACGCCGGTCCGTTGCCGCTGTCCGACGCCCAGGTTCTTGCCGCCTGGCACACCAACGCCGACCCGTGGTCCGTCGCCGTGCGCGGCGGGCTAATCGAGAGCCGGCGGCTCGTCACCGATCGTGCGGTGCTGGCCGAGGTGGAGCGATGGTCACCCCGCACCGCCCTCGACATCGGCTGTGGGGAAGGGTGGTTGTCGCGCGCGATGGCGCAACGCGGGATCCGCGTGACAGGAGTTGACGCCGTCCCCGCGCTGGTCGAGGCTGCTCGCCATGCCGACGCCGCGGGCGACTATCGTGTCATGACGTATGAAGCGCTCGCTGGCGGGGCGATGGACGGTCCGCCCGGTGTCGCATTCGACCTCGCCGTCGCCAATTTCTCCCTCATCGGCGGTGACGCGGTCGAGGCCCTGATACGGCATATCCCGGCACTCCTCGTTCCGCATGGCGCGTTGATCGTCCAGACGTTGCACCCGGCGACAGCGCGCGGCGAGCATCCGTATATGGACGCATGGCGCGAGGGGTCGTGGGCTGGCTTCAGCGCTGACTTTCGCGATCCCCCGCCCTGGTACTATCGGACGATGGGGAGTTGGATCCGGCTCCTGGTGCACAGCGGCTTCCAGGTGCAGGACGTGATCGAACCGTTACACCCCGCCACCGGGAGCCCAGCCTCGGTGCTGTTCGTTGTCGCGCGGGCCTGA